The DNA region GAATATAGTCAGAAATTAAAAAAGTAAAACGACTATAATTTTTAACACAAATAATTAATAAAACGATGAAAAAACTATTATTATCATTAGTAGCAGTAGCAGGTTTAATGTACAGTGCAAATGCACAGACTGAAAAAGGAAAATTCATTTTAGGTGGTAATGTTGGCTTCAATTCTACAAAAGTAGAAGGCGCAGCAAAATCTGACGTAAGCTTTAGCATTGTGCCAAGTGCTGGCTACTTTGTAAGCGACAATTTTGCGTTAGGTACCGGTGTTGGTTACACTTACAATAAACAAGTTAGCAGATTACAATTAAACGAAGCGTTTGTTGTTGCCCCTTTCGGCCGTTACTATGTTGGCTTATCTGATCAATTTAAATTCTTCGGACAACTATCGGTTCCAATGGCATTCGGAAACAACAAAGTGGTTGATTTAGACGGTAATGTTGGCGAAAAATACGCTTCAACAACTTCAATCGGTGTTAACTTAGCTCCAGGTTTTGCATTCTTCCCAACTAAAAGAATTGGTATCGAAGTTTCGGTTAGCGGTTTAAGCTACAACAACCTTAACGTTAAAAATGAACTTACCGGCAACGAAGTTACTTCAAACTCGTTTGGTTTAAATGCAGATACTTTTGCACCA from Pedobacter endophyticus includes:
- a CDS encoding outer membrane beta-barrel protein, whose product is MKKLLLSLVAVAGLMYSANAQTEKGKFILGGNVGFNSTKVEGAAKSDVSFSIVPSAGYFVSDNFALGTGVGYTYNKQVSRLQLNEAFVVAPFGRYYVGLSDQFKFFGQLSVPMAFGNNKVVDLDGNVGEKYASTTSIGVNLAPGFAFFPTKRIGIEVSVSGLSYNNLNVKNELTGNEVTSNSFGLNADTFAPKLGVQFHF